Proteins encoded within one genomic window of Argiope bruennichi chromosome 7, qqArgBrue1.1, whole genome shotgun sequence:
- the LOC129976395 gene encoding uncharacterized protein LOC129976395 isoform X1: MVLDGLNKAMKCWIKNPNLPRDHPTLMDINAKRADAISRLEEAQEMQDASNVENLIRPTVALNPKTHQPNVACVVGPTRRITPNAKRTQLCENLSRPLQRTAGTMLLLFPELKKISHCNRQSLTIKHLTYSSKLSNLKKIASQSQ, from the exons ATGGTATTGGATGGACTGAACAAAGCCATGAAATGCTGGATCAAAAACCCAAACCTGCCTCGAGACCATCCCACGCTTATGGATATCAATGCAAAACGTGCTGACGCCATCTCTCGGCTGGAGGAAGCGCAAG aaatGCAAGATGCGTCAAATGTGGAGAATCTCATTCGACCAACAGTTGCACTAAACCCAAAGACACACCAGCCAAATGTTGCCTGTGTGGTAGGCCCCACACGGCGAATTACTCCCAATGCCAAAAGAACTCAGCTATGCGAAAATCTTTCCAGGCCTCTCCAAAGGACGGCTGGAACAATGCTACTGCTCTTTCCAGAGTTAAAGAAAATTTCCCATTGCAATCGCCAGTCACTAACGATAAAACATCTAACGTATAGCTCCAAATTGAGCAATCTCAAGAAAATAGCCAGCCAATCACAGTAA
- the LOC129976395 gene encoding uncharacterized protein LOC129976395 isoform X2 encodes MDIDALEEAQEMQDASNVENLIRPTVALNPKTHQPNVACVVGPTRRITPNAKRTQLCENLSRPLQRTAGTMLLLFPELKKISHCNRQSLTIKHLTYSSKLSNLKKIASQSQ; translated from the exons ATGGATATTGATGCACTGGAGGAAGCGCAAG aaatGCAAGATGCGTCAAATGTGGAGAATCTCATTCGACCAACAGTTGCACTAAACCCAAAGACACACCAGCCAAATGTTGCCTGTGTGGTAGGCCCCACACGGCGAATTACTCCCAATGCCAAAAGAACTCAGCTATGCGAAAATCTTTCCAGGCCTCTCCAAAGGACGGCTGGAACAATGCTACTGCTCTTTCCAGAGTTAAAGAAAATTTCCCATTGCAATCGCCAGTCACTAACGATAAAACATCTAACGTATAGCTCCAAATTGAGCAATCTCAAGAAAATAGCCAGCCAATCACAGTAA